In Arthrobacter sp. CDRTa11, one DNA window encodes the following:
- a CDS encoding potassium channel family protein: MANSSGIPNRPAHNAPVLVIGLGRFGSSTAEQLVKQGREVLAIERDRTLVQKWAPLLTHVVEADATNIDALRQLGAQEFTSAVVGVGTSIESSVLITVNLVDLGIEHLWVKAITPSHGKILTRIGANHVIYPEADAGVRAAHLVSGRMLDFIEFDDDFAIVKMYPPRETVGFTLDESKVRSKYGVTIVGVKSPGEDFTYARPETKVSSRDMLIVSGHVDLLERFAARP, from the coding sequence TTGGCTAATTCCTCAGGCATCCCCAACCGCCCCGCCCACAATGCGCCGGTCCTGGTGATCGGGCTGGGCCGCTTTGGCTCCTCCACGGCTGAACAGCTCGTCAAGCAGGGCCGGGAAGTGCTCGCCATCGAACGCGACCGGACGCTGGTGCAGAAGTGGGCGCCGCTGCTGACACACGTGGTGGAGGCGGACGCCACCAACATCGATGCGCTGCGCCAGCTCGGCGCCCAGGAATTTACCTCGGCGGTGGTGGGAGTGGGCACGTCCATCGAGTCCTCAGTGCTGATCACCGTAAACCTGGTGGATCTGGGCATCGAGCACCTGTGGGTCAAGGCGATCACGCCGTCGCACGGCAAGATCCTGACCAGGATCGGCGCCAACCATGTGATCTACCCTGAGGCCGACGCCGGGGTCCGGGCGGCGCACCTGGTGTCCGGCCGCATGCTGGACTTCATCGAGTTCGACGACGACTTCGCGATCGTCAAAATGTACCCGCCGCGTGAAACAGTAGGTTTCACGCTGGACGAATCCAAGGTCCGCTCCAAATACGGAGTGACAATCGTCGGCGTTAAGTCACCCGGTGAGGACTTCACCTATGCGCGTCCGGAAACCAAGGTCTCGTCACGCGACATGCTGATTGTGTCCGGCCACGTTGACCTGCTGGAACGGTTCGCCGCCCGCCCCTAA
- the proC gene encoding pyrroline-5-carboxylate reductase: MSNRIAFLGCGSMNEAILTGLVEGGVDPADIVATVRRAERAAELAQRHHGITAIASEEEPENNRQAAKGSGVVILGVKPAGIADLAREISGSLSPDAIVISVAAAVSLEQLEAALPPGQPVIRTMPNTPAKLGRGVVSVSPGSNCTPEQLQKAKDILKPAGTVVEVPEEQVDALSAISGSGPAYAFYLAEAMAAAGVELGLDRELSLLLARETVAGAGFMLAEPGADPSALRKSVTSPNGTTERAIATFDEQGIPSIIAAGARAAADRAAEITRQLG, translated from the coding sequence ATGAGTAACCGAATCGCATTCCTTGGCTGTGGATCCATGAACGAAGCTATCCTGACCGGCCTGGTGGAAGGTGGAGTGGACCCTGCCGACATCGTGGCCACCGTTCGAAGGGCGGAGCGGGCGGCCGAACTGGCGCAGCGCCACCATGGCATCACCGCCATCGCCAGCGAGGAGGAACCCGAAAACAACAGGCAGGCGGCCAAGGGTTCAGGGGTGGTCATCCTGGGCGTCAAACCGGCAGGCATAGCTGACCTGGCCCGGGAGATCAGCGGCTCGCTGTCGCCGGATGCCATCGTCATCAGCGTGGCCGCAGCGGTTTCGCTGGAGCAGCTGGAAGCCGCCCTGCCACCCGGTCAGCCGGTAATCCGTACCATGCCCAACACTCCGGCAAAACTCGGCCGTGGTGTGGTCTCCGTATCGCCTGGCAGCAACTGCACCCCTGAACAGCTGCAGAAGGCCAAGGACATCCTCAAACCGGCAGGCACTGTGGTGGAGGTGCCTGAGGAACAGGTGGATGCGCTGTCGGCAATCAGCGGCTCGGGGCCGGCCTACGCGTTCTACCTGGCCGAGGCCATGGCAGCCGCCGGCGTTGAGCTGGGCCTTGACCGGGAACTGTCGCTTCTCCTCGCCCGGGAAACTGTGGCGGGGGCGGGCTTTATGCTGGCCGAGCCGGGTGCGGACCCGTCGGCGCTGCGAAAGTCGGTGACCAGCCCCAACGGCACCACCGAACGCGCCATCGCCACGTTTGATGAGCAGGGGATTCCCTCGATCATCGCTGCGGGCGCCCGCGCTGCCGCCGACCGTGCTGCCGAGATCACGCGCCAGCTGGGCTAG